In Chthoniobacterales bacterium, the following are encoded in one genomic region:
- a CDS encoding GNAT family N-acetyltransferase, which translates to MPIPSKPLQLATFRWKLSGPVGSGAVLPKPYILREAGDQELEDALRVVQSSYNLDPEWSGGGKHIDEIIIPSVKRTFTRGANCLFVLHGNRVIAASVFDPEPPDGIHLISGPCVFIEYRNRGIGGALLGATLEALRSRGVTEVRGQTRPGTPSAKFLCSKFGGESVPPAAPVVAEESAVAA; encoded by the coding sequence ATGCCCATTCCCTCGAAGCCCCTTCAACTTGCAACCTTCCGCTGGAAACTTTCCGGTCCGGTTGGCTCGGGGGCAGTTTTGCCCAAGCCCTACATTCTGCGGGAAGCCGGCGACCAGGAGCTTGAGGACGCCCTTCGTGTGGTGCAATCCAGCTACAACCTCGACCCGGAATGGAGCGGCGGCGGCAAACACATCGACGAAATCATAATTCCCTCGGTCAAGAGAACCTTCACGCGCGGCGCCAACTGTCTCTTTGTGCTGCACGGCAATCGCGTGATCGCAGCATCGGTTTTCGACCCGGAGCCCCCGGATGGAATCCATCTGATCAGCGGCCCGTGCGTGTTCATCGAATACCGCAACCGCGGTATCGGCGGCGCGTTGCTCGGTGCAACCCTCGAAGCACTGCGCAGTCGAGGAGTGACCGAAGTTCGCGGCCAGACCCGCCCCGGAACGCCTTCAGCCAAATTCCTTTGTTCAAAATTCGGTGGCGAATCCGTCCCTCCTGCGGCACCGGTTGTCGCCGAGGAGTCAGCCGTCGCGGCCTGA
- a CDS encoding glutamate racemase, whose protein sequence is MPHVAPSAEAAIAVFDSGVGGLTVVSALRRELPAEDIVYLGDTARVPYGGKSRETIERYAAEIAHLLVSEGAKMIVVACNTASALAVPRLRDTCPVPVVGVIDPGVQAALDTTRSGHVAVIGTKATIGSAAYEHALRSARADIRVTSVACPLLVPLIEEGLLEDRITEAVLERYLSAVRGTDADTMVLGCTHYPLLAPAIALAAGPGIRLVDSAANCARSVAAILDRENLRTPRDGEGSLAISFTDPPDRFLGVAGSVLGLDTGKVSVRHVPPFGQ, encoded by the coding sequence ATGCCTCACGTCGCGCCGTCTGCTGAAGCGGCCATCGCCGTTTTCGATTCCGGCGTGGGGGGGCTTACCGTGGTGTCGGCACTGCGGCGCGAACTGCCGGCCGAGGACATTGTTTATTTGGGCGACACAGCGCGGGTGCCCTACGGGGGAAAATCGCGCGAGACCATCGAGCGGTATGCGGCCGAGATCGCCCATTTGCTCGTTTCGGAGGGGGCCAAAATGATCGTCGTGGCGTGCAACACCGCCTCGGCCCTGGCCGTGCCGCGACTGCGGGATACCTGCCCGGTTCCGGTCGTCGGGGTGATCGACCCGGGTGTGCAGGCCGCCCTCGACACAACGCGGAGCGGTCATGTGGCGGTAATCGGCACCAAAGCGACCATCGGCAGCGCGGCCTACGAGCACGCGCTGCGTTCGGCACGGGCCGATATCCGCGTGACGAGCGTGGCGTGTCCGCTGCTCGTGCCGCTCATCGAGGAAGGATTGCTGGAGGACCGGATCACCGAAGCCGTTCTCGAGCGCTATTTGTCCGCCGTGCGCGGGACCGATGCCGACACCATGGTGCTGGGATGCACGCACTATCCGCTGCTTGCCCCGGCCATTGCGCTTGCCGCGGGCCCGGGCATCCGCCTTGTGGACTCGGCGGCCAACTGTGCGCGGTCTGTCGCCGCCATCCTCGACCGGGAAAATCTCCGAACGCCCCGGGATGGCGAAGGTTCCCTCGCGATTTCCTTCACCGATCCTCCGGACCGGTTTCTCGGTGTCGCGGGAAGCGTTCTGGGACTCGACACCGGCAAAGTGTCGGTGCGGCACGTTCCGCCTTTCGGGCAATAG
- a CDS encoding UDP-glucose/GDP-mannose dehydrogenase family protein — protein sequence MSKPSVKLAIIGSGYVGLVTGACFAEVGHNVICVDNDPRKLESLRAGKIPIYEPGLEELVHRNVAAKRLHFTGDIGEAVADSHVVFIAVPTPPQPDGSVDLSFIEQVAREIAGVLKEYRVIVDKSTVPVKTGEKVADTIRRYNKHKAEFDVVSNPEFLREGCAVGDLMNPDRIVIGAASERAVSLMQQIYEPFKAPVLVTDINSAELIKHAANSFLALKISYINAVAAICEASGADVEMVADGIGLDKRIGRNFLNAGIGYGGSCFPKDIAAFIAISDDLGVSFNLLKEVQRINREARARFIKKIREALWVLRDKKIAVWGLTFKPDTDDVRSSVAIDVVNDLLAEGAKVRVYDPKGAEKAREFKLIEGAEFAGSAMDAVKDAEALVIATEWDEFRGIDLGAVKEAMHTPLVFDGRNLFDPRTMKELGFRYSGIGRTA from the coding sequence ATGAGCAAACCATCCGTCAAACTCGCCATCATCGGCTCGGGCTACGTCGGCCTCGTCACCGGAGCCTGCTTCGCCGAGGTCGGTCACAACGTCATCTGCGTTGACAATGACCCGCGCAAACTCGAGTCCCTCCGCGCGGGTAAAATTCCGATCTACGAACCGGGCCTCGAGGAGCTGGTCCACCGCAACGTTGCTGCCAAACGACTGCATTTCACCGGGGACATCGGCGAGGCCGTTGCGGATTCGCATGTGGTGTTTATCGCCGTGCCGACGCCCCCGCAACCCGACGGCAGCGTGGATCTTTCCTTCATCGAGCAGGTCGCCCGCGAGATTGCCGGGGTGCTCAAGGAATACCGTGTCATCGTGGACAAAAGCACGGTGCCGGTGAAAACCGGCGAAAAAGTGGCCGATACCATCCGCCGCTACAACAAGCACAAGGCGGAGTTCGACGTGGTGAGCAACCCCGAATTCCTGCGCGAAGGCTGCGCGGTCGGCGACCTCATGAACCCCGACCGCATCGTCATCGGTGCGGCCAGCGAGCGCGCGGTCAGCCTGATGCAGCAGATTTACGAGCCGTTCAAGGCCCCCGTGCTCGTCACCGACATCAACAGCGCCGAGTTGATCAAGCACGCTGCCAATTCCTTCCTCGCGCTGAAAATTTCCTACATCAACGCCGTGGCGGCCATCTGCGAGGCCAGCGGCGCGGACGTGGAAATGGTGGCCGACGGCATCGGTCTGGACAAACGCATCGGCCGGAACTTCCTCAACGCCGGCATCGGTTACGGCGGCTCTTGTTTCCCGAAGGATATCGCCGCGTTCATCGCCATCAGCGACGACCTCGGCGTTTCTTTCAACCTGCTGAAAGAGGTCCAGCGCATCAACCGCGAGGCGCGGGCCCGGTTCATCAAAAAAATCCGCGAGGCTCTCTGGGTGTTGCGCGACAAGAAGATCGCCGTCTGGGGCCTGACCTTCAAACCGGACACCGACGACGTGCGCTCCTCGGTGGCGATCGATGTGGTGAACGATCTTCTGGCTGAAGGCGCGAAAGTCCGCGTTTACGATCCCAAGGGCGCGGAGAAAGCGCGTGAATTCAAGCTTATCGAGGGCGCGGAATTCGCCGGATCAGCCATGGATGCGGTCAAAGATGCCGAGGCCCTCGTCATTGCCACCGAGTGGGATGAGTTCCGCGGGATCGATCTCGGTGCGGTCAAGGAAGCCATGCACACGCCGCTGGTTTTCGACGGCCGCAATCTTTTTGATCCACGCACGATGAAGGAACTCGGCTTCCGCTATTCCGGCATCGGCCGCACGGCCTGA
- a CDS encoding LPS-assembly protein LptD, with the protein MRKPAVALLAVLWTGSLALGQFGSFTDVPVEIRSDGETRFDGGVAVAENNVQIHFRGTDIYCDYAEYNPETREVLLVGNIRIYNEGQILNGQRAVYNLEKRQVTALDFEGGDQIYKFRAVSLRAPSLKQFQASTLSLTTSDNSQPDYHIKAKGARIYPDDRVILTNAALYVGQTPVFWFPYLYAPLGKAGWDIQPGYNSTWGAFFLLGYRFPVTDKIDALARFDYRTERGVAFGIDTSGKYGPNDTSNGRFRAYYANDINPGNNDTAYPRTDPPGNDRWIVSFQNRLVVNEDIYATTDINSISDQYFLQDFFPGEFVMDPQPDSNSSFNWLTENFQVNLLVRWQMNNWQEVTSRLPELSWTAKQTPLFGLPIFYDGSTRAGWLQRNFPSGDTPSYITQLQDAVFNPGVLSNTAGLENYSAFRFDTFHQLSFPQTYFGWLSLTPRVGFRGTYYSRTGNSDTLSPDYIGYTGEYNNGTFRPIVNAGIEASFKLSAKFEQVQSTLLGLDGLMHVIQPFANYAWVQNMGLAPEEILQFDRVVPSSILPSLNFPQFSMIDGIASSNLLRLGVHNRLITRRDDGNHEWFTLDTFFDVNFENPYLDDPGQFSNIYNNVAFSPVPWFTVGAQTQLPLSAVSSGGFTDLNSYINWQPVPDFSFFVAQRYIQNSPYFQNDSQATVGGYWRINDNWAVSASTRYDVTYGSWDVQRYMVHRDLSSWLVSAGFLVTDNRATYGGQTSGEVGVGLLLMITLKDAPKVNLPLAFDVLGNQQQGQQY; encoded by the coding sequence ATGCGCAAACCCGCCGTAGCTTTGCTCGCCGTCCTTTGGACCGGGTCCTTGGCGCTGGGCCAATTCGGAAGCTTCACAGATGTGCCCGTTGAAATCCGGTCGGATGGCGAGACGCGCTTCGACGGCGGCGTCGCGGTGGCGGAGAACAACGTGCAAATCCATTTCCGCGGCACGGACATTTATTGCGACTACGCGGAATACAACCCCGAGACCCGCGAGGTGCTGCTCGTCGGCAACATCCGCATCTACAACGAGGGCCAGATCCTCAACGGGCAGCGCGCGGTTTACAATCTGGAGAAGCGGCAGGTCACCGCGCTGGATTTCGAAGGCGGCGACCAGATCTACAAGTTCCGTGCGGTCAGCCTGCGGGCTCCGAGCTTGAAGCAATTCCAGGCGAGCACGCTCTCGCTCACCACCAGCGACAATTCCCAGCCGGACTACCACATCAAGGCGAAGGGTGCGCGCATCTATCCCGACGATCGCGTGATTCTGACCAATGCCGCGCTCTATGTCGGGCAGACGCCCGTGTTCTGGTTTCCCTACCTCTACGCGCCGCTCGGCAAGGCGGGCTGGGACATCCAACCCGGCTACAATTCCACCTGGGGCGCTTTCTTCTTGCTGGGCTACCGGTTCCCGGTGACCGACAAAATCGATGCTTTGGCGCGCTTCGATTACCGCACCGAGCGTGGCGTGGCATTCGGCATCGACACTTCGGGGAAATACGGGCCGAACGACACGAGCAACGGCCGCTTCCGCGCCTACTACGCCAACGACATCAATCCCGGCAACAACGACACGGCCTATCCGCGCACGGACCCGCCGGGCAACGACCGCTGGATTGTTTCCTTCCAGAACCGTCTCGTTGTCAACGAGGACATCTACGCCACGACGGACATCAACAGCATCAGCGACCAGTATTTCCTGCAGGACTTTTTTCCCGGCGAATTCGTCATGGACCCGCAGCCCGACAGCAACAGCTCGTTCAACTGGCTGACCGAAAATTTCCAGGTGAATCTTCTTGTCCGCTGGCAGATGAACAACTGGCAGGAGGTCACTTCGCGCCTACCCGAGCTGAGCTGGACTGCCAAGCAGACGCCGCTTTTCGGACTGCCGATCTTCTACGACGGTTCGACCAGGGCCGGTTGGTTGCAGCGCAACTTTCCCTCCGGCGACACGCCGAGCTACATCACGCAGTTGCAAGATGCCGTCTTCAATCCCGGCGTCCTGAGCAACACCGCCGGACTAGAGAACTATTCCGCTTTCCGCTTCGACACGTTCCATCAACTGTCTTTCCCGCAGACTTACTTCGGGTGGCTTTCGCTGACGCCTCGCGTCGGATTCCGCGGCACTTACTACAGCCGCACGGGGAATTCGGACACGCTGTCACCGGACTACATCGGTTACACCGGAGAATACAACAACGGCACGTTCCGCCCGATCGTCAACGCCGGCATCGAGGCCTCGTTCAAGCTCTCGGCGAAGTTCGAGCAGGTCCAATCGACCCTCCTCGGGCTGGACGGGCTGATGCATGTCATCCAGCCGTTTGCCAATTACGCGTGGGTGCAGAACATGGGTCTCGCGCCCGAAGAAATACTCCAGTTCGACCGCGTGGTGCCTTCGTCCATACTGCCCTCGCTCAACTTTCCGCAATTCTCCATGATCGACGGCATTGCGTCTTCCAACCTGCTCCGCCTTGGCGTGCACAACCGGCTGATCACGCGCCGCGACGACGGCAACCACGAGTGGTTCACGCTCGACACGTTTTTCGACGTGAATTTCGAAAATCCTTACCTCGACGACCCCGGGCAATTTTCCAACATCTACAACAACGTGGCATTCTCGCCCGTCCCTTGGTTCACCGTCGGTGCTCAGACACAGTTGCCCTTGTCGGCCGTTTCGAGCGGCGGGTTCACCGATTTGAATTCCTACATCAACTGGCAGCCGGTCCCGGATTTTTCCTTCTTCGTCGCGCAGCGCTATATCCAGAACAGCCCGTATTTCCAGAACGACAGCCAGGCAACGGTGGGCGGCTACTGGCGCATCAATGACAACTGGGCTGTGAGCGCGTCCACCCGCTACGATGTGACCTACGGTTCATGGGACGTGCAGCGCTACATGGTGCATCGCGACCTCAGTTCCTGGCTCGTTTCCGCGGGCTTTCTGGTCACCGACAACCGCGCTACCTACGGGGGCCAGACCAGCGGCGAGGTCGGCGTGGGCCTCCTTCTCATGATCACCCTCAAGGACGCACCGAAGGTCAACCTCCCGCTGGCCTTCGATGTGCTTGGCAACCAGCAGCAGGGCCAGCAATATTGA
- the galE gene encoding UDP-glucose 4-epimerase GalE: MRILVTGGAGYIGSICVEEMLNRGHEVAVLDNLTEGHRAAVDPRATFYHADLADRVAVGLAVGEFAPEAVMHFAANALVGESMTNPSKYFRNNVASGINLLDAMVEHGVKRFVFSSTCATFGIPEKMPIDESLPQRPINPYGESKLLFEKILRWYDEIHGLRFTALRYFNAAGASEKFGEDHRIETHLIPNILKVALGQKDAVEIYGTDYETPDGTCIRDYIHILDLADAHIRALDRAQSGFYNLGTGGGTSVKEVIDCCRRVTGREIKAVEKPRRPGDPPRLIASSDKIRSELGWQPKFQDIEAIVRSAWAWHVKNPGGYGD; encoded by the coding sequence ATGAGGATTCTTGTCACGGGCGGTGCGGGTTACATCGGGAGCATTTGCGTGGAGGAAATGCTGAACCGCGGGCACGAGGTCGCCGTCCTGGACAATCTCACCGAGGGTCACCGAGCGGCAGTCGATCCGCGGGCGACTTTTTACCATGCCGACCTGGCGGATCGCGTGGCGGTCGGGTTGGCCGTGGGGGAGTTCGCACCGGAGGCAGTGATGCACTTCGCCGCCAACGCGCTGGTCGGCGAGTCCATGACCAATCCGTCGAAATATTTCCGCAACAACGTGGCCAGCGGGATCAACCTCCTCGATGCGATGGTCGAGCACGGGGTAAAGCGCTTCGTTTTCTCTTCGACCTGCGCCACCTTCGGCATCCCGGAGAAGATGCCGATCGACGAATCACTGCCGCAGCGGCCGATCAATCCTTACGGGGAATCCAAGCTGCTGTTCGAAAAAATCCTCCGCTGGTATGACGAGATCCACGGGTTGCGTTTCACGGCGCTGCGGTATTTCAATGCCGCCGGGGCCTCGGAAAAATTCGGCGAGGATCATCGCATCGAGACGCACCTCATCCCCAACATTCTGAAGGTCGCGCTCGGTCAAAAAGACGCCGTCGAGATCTACGGCACAGATTACGAGACGCCCGATGGAACGTGCATCCGCGACTACATCCACATCCTCGACTTGGCGGACGCGCACATCCGCGCCCTGGACCGAGCGCAGAGCGGATTTTACAACTTGGGAACGGGGGGCGGAACTTCCGTGAAAGAAGTGATCGACTGCTGCCGGCGCGTGACCGGACGCGAGATCAAGGCCGTTGAAAAGCCGCGCCGCCCCGGGGATCCGCCGCGCCTCATTGCCTCCTCCGACAAGATCCGCTCCGAGTTGGGCTGGCAGCCGAAATTCCAGGATATCGAAGCCATAGTGCGCAGCGCCTGGGCCTGGCATGTGAAAAATCCCGGCGGCTACGGGGATTGA
- a CDS encoding efflux RND transporter permease subunit, whose amino-acid sequence MVSDGAAGRVARMFVDSKLTPLLIVASVLLGLAAVILLPREEEPQIKVPMIDVMVSMPGASAREVAERVTRPMEQLLWEIPGVEYVYSTSRPAESLVIVRFKVGSDLEDSIVKLNQKLQTNFDRIPHGVSVPLIKPRTIDDVPILALTLHSAVQGPMELRRLAAELQDAVKQIPQVAETKLIGGLRRQIRVLLDPVRMASRGISPAGIVPMLQQSNRQTLAGGITSENRTVLIESGGFIGDAAEAGQVVVGVYEGRPVYLRDVAEIVDGPEEPRAYVYQASRGQGIEPAVTLSVAKQPGANAVDVVHAVMRKTDELRGRILPSDVEVTVTRDYGETAAEKSNELLFHMAIAVVSVSLLVMFVLGWRESLVVAIAIPTTLALTLLVFYLYGYTLNRITLFALIFSIGILVDDAIVVVENVVRHYRMPGNRARNLSEVAVEAVAEVGNPTILATLAVIAAILPMAFVSGLMGPYMRPIPIGSSAAMFWSLLIAFIVTPWAARRMLAREVEVHHGEGEKEGRFTLLYRRWMGHLIHDAKWRWAFLAAIVGLLLASFALVPLGFVKVKMLPFDNKSEFQVILNMPEDSSLEQTAAVAREMADALLPEKEVRDVQIYAGTSSPFNFNGLVRHYFMRSGPSVADLQVNLLPRHERKVQSHDIAKRVRPRLAEIAKKHNARLAVAEVPPGPPVLQTLVAEIYGPDDASRLKLAAEVKKIFEETAGVVDVDWYVEADQPKARFVVDKEKAALNGISADTISRTLAIATRGQSVDLIHQPREKEDVNIFLELPNREKSSPEQLLSLRVRSGDANALPEPGSGGTAPLVPLRELVRVDKMHEDKSIYHKNLMPVVYVMADVAGEVESPVYAILEMNKRLAGLDASDFGGAKGGVEIYNATIPFTDFQPALKWDGEWHITIEVFRDLGLAFAAVLVLIYLLMVGWFGSFITPLVVMAAIPFSLVGILPAHGLMGAFFSAPSMIGFMAGAGIVVRNSIILVDFIQLRRAQGMPLDQAVIDAGAVRFRPMLLTAMAVVVGAGVILFDPIFQGLAISLMAGEIASLLLSRMAVPVLFFLANRRGEER is encoded by the coding sequence ATGGTTTCCGACGGCGCGGCCGGACGGGTCGCGCGGATGTTTGTGGATAGCAAGCTGACGCCGCTGCTTATCGTGGCCTCGGTCCTGCTCGGCCTGGCGGCCGTGATCCTGCTTCCTCGCGAGGAAGAGCCGCAGATCAAGGTGCCGATGATCGACGTGATGGTGTCGATGCCGGGAGCCAGCGCGCGCGAGGTGGCCGAGCGGGTGACCCGTCCGATGGAGCAGCTCCTCTGGGAAATCCCGGGCGTGGAATACGTCTATTCGACCTCGCGGCCGGCCGAGAGTCTGGTGATCGTGCGTTTCAAGGTCGGATCCGATCTCGAGGACAGCATTGTCAAACTCAACCAGAAACTGCAGACCAACTTTGATCGCATCCCGCACGGGGTGTCGGTGCCCCTGATCAAGCCGCGGACGATCGACGACGTCCCGATTCTCGCGCTCACCCTGCACAGCGCGGTGCAGGGTCCGATGGAATTGCGGCGACTTGCCGCGGAATTGCAGGATGCAGTGAAACAGATCCCGCAGGTGGCGGAGACGAAGCTGATCGGCGGGCTGCGGCGCCAGATCCGCGTGCTGCTCGATCCGGTGCGCATGGCGTCGCGCGGGATCAGTCCGGCGGGCATCGTGCCCATGTTGCAGCAAAGCAACCGCCAGACTCTGGCTGGCGGCATCACCTCGGAAAACCGCACGGTGCTCATCGAGTCCGGCGGGTTCATCGGAGACGCCGCCGAGGCGGGGCAGGTGGTGGTCGGGGTTTACGAGGGACGTCCGGTTTACCTTCGTGACGTTGCCGAGATTGTGGACGGACCCGAGGAACCCCGGGCCTATGTTTACCAGGCTTCGCGCGGGCAAGGGATCGAGCCTGCCGTCACTCTCAGTGTGGCCAAGCAACCCGGTGCGAACGCGGTCGATGTCGTTCACGCGGTGATGCGCAAAACGGACGAACTGCGTGGCAGGATCCTGCCGTCAGACGTCGAGGTGACCGTGACCCGCGATTATGGCGAGACGGCGGCGGAGAAATCGAACGAGCTTCTTTTCCACATGGCCATCGCGGTGGTCAGCGTGTCGCTGCTGGTCATGTTCGTGCTCGGTTGGCGCGAGTCGCTGGTGGTGGCCATCGCGATTCCCACCACGCTCGCGCTGACGCTGCTGGTTTTCTACCTCTACGGCTACACGCTGAATCGCATCACGCTTTTCGCGCTGATTTTTTCCATAGGCATTCTCGTCGATGACGCGATTGTCGTGGTGGAAAACGTGGTGCGGCATTACCGCATGCCCGGGAACCGCGCGCGCAATCTGAGCGAGGTTGCCGTCGAGGCGGTTGCCGAGGTGGGCAACCCGACGATTCTCGCCACGCTCGCGGTCATCGCGGCGATTTTGCCGATGGCCTTCGTCAGCGGGCTGATGGGACCTTACATGCGTCCCATTCCCATCGGTTCGAGCGCGGCGATGTTCTGGTCGCTGCTCATCGCGTTCATCGTCACGCCGTGGGCGGCGCGCCGGATGCTGGCGCGCGAAGTCGAGGTGCATCACGGGGAAGGGGAAAAGGAGGGCAGGTTCACGCTGCTTTACCGGCGGTGGATGGGGCATCTCATCCACGACGCGAAATGGCGTTGGGCGTTCCTTGCGGCCATCGTCGGGCTTCTGCTGGCCTCGTTCGCCCTTGTTCCGCTCGGCTTCGTGAAGGTGAAAATGCTGCCCTTCGACAACAAGAGCGAGTTCCAGGTGATCCTCAACATGCCGGAGGACAGTTCCCTCGAGCAGACGGCGGCCGTGGCTCGCGAGATGGCCGATGCGTTGCTGCCGGAGAAGGAAGTGCGCGACGTGCAGATTTATGCGGGCACCTCATCGCCGTTCAATTTCAACGGTCTTGTCCGTCACTATTTCATGCGCTCCGGGCCGTCGGTCGCGGACTTGCAGGTCAATCTGCTCCCGCGCCACGAACGGAAAGTGCAAAGCCACGACATAGCCAAACGGGTGCGTCCGCGCTTGGCGGAGATCGCGAAAAAACACAACGCGCGGCTCGCAGTGGCCGAAGTCCCCCCCGGGCCGCCGGTGCTGCAGACCTTGGTGGCCGAGATTTACGGTCCGGATGACGCCTCGCGTCTCAAGCTGGCCGCGGAGGTGAAGAAAATTTTCGAGGAGACCGCGGGGGTGGTTGACGTGGATTGGTATGTCGAGGCCGACCAGCCCAAAGCGCGCTTCGTCGTGGACAAGGAAAAAGCGGCGCTCAACGGAATCAGTGCGGACACCATTTCCCGCACGCTGGCGATCGCGACGCGGGGCCAATCGGTCGATCTCATCCACCAGCCGCGCGAGAAAGAGGACGTGAATATTTTTCTCGAGCTGCCCAATCGCGAAAAGTCGTCGCCGGAGCAGCTGCTCTCGCTGCGCGTGCGGTCGGGCGACGCCAACGCTCTGCCCGAGCCGGGTTCGGGCGGCACCGCTCCGCTCGTTCCCCTGCGCGAACTCGTTCGCGTGGACAAAATGCACGAGGACAAAAGCATCTATCACAAAAACCTCATGCCCGTGGTTTACGTGATGGCCGACGTCGCAGGGGAAGTGGAGAGTCCGGTTTACGCGATCCTCGAAATGAACAAGCGCCTGGCCGGGTTGGACGCGTCGGACTTCGGCGGCGCGAAGGGCGGGGTGGAAATCTACAACGCGACGATCCCGTTCACCGATTTCCAGCCGGCGCTGAAATGGGATGGCGAGTGGCACATCACGATCGAGGTCTTTCGCGATCTCGGTTTGGCCTTCGCCGCCGTGCTGGTCCTCATCTACCTCCTCATGGTCGGGTGGTTCGGGTCCTTCATCACGCCGCTGGTGGTCATGGCGGCCATCCCGTTCTCGCTGGTCGGGATCCTTCCGGCGCACGGGCTTATGGGCGCGTTTTTCAGCGCGCCCTCGATGATCGGTTTCATGGCCGGCGCCGGTATTGTCGTTCGCAATTCGATCATTCTTGTCGATTTCATCCAGTTGCGGCGCGCGCAGGGCATGCCGCTCGACCAAGCGGTGATCGACGCGGGTGCGGTGCGGTTCCGTCCGATGCTGCTCACCGCGATGGCGGTCGTGGTCGGCGCAGGCGTGATTTTGTTCGACCCGATTTTCCAGGGCTTGGCGATTTCGCTCATGGCCGGCGAGATCGCGTCCCTGCTGCTCAGCCGCATGGCGGTGCCGGTGCTCTTCTTTCTGGCCAACCGTCGGGGCGAAGAGCGTTGA
- a CDS encoding efflux RND transporter periplasmic adaptor subunit, with product MIYAKLLRGALVAVLLISGCGDRSGESAAPAGAQPPVSVAVTDAAQRPVWDEEEVVGTVGAAQRAVLSAKITGVIDSVDKAPGAQVQRGTVLATIDAREIKARLDSAVAAQEQAQREFARIERLLQSGSSTRQEFDAATTRLRTADAALVEARTMLQYTAITAPFDGVVTRKMAEVGDLATPGKPLFEMENSSLLRFECEVPEALIDRVAMGAGLPVLVDAAGAELAGKVSEIAPSASAGTRTFLVKLDLPPAEKLRAGQFGRVRVPVRERPAVLVPAGAIVRRGQIESVFVVQDGVARLRLVKTGRKMNGEVEILGGLSGGESLVAQDAQLLTDGAAVEAVK from the coding sequence ATGATCTACGCGAAACTTTTGCGCGGCGCGCTGGTTGCGGTCCTGCTTATTTCAGGATGCGGGGACAGGAGCGGTGAATCCGCCGCACCTGCCGGGGCGCAGCCGCCGGTGAGCGTGGCGGTGACCGATGCGGCGCAGCGGCCTGTGTGGGATGAGGAAGAGGTGGTGGGAACGGTCGGCGCGGCGCAGCGCGCCGTGCTGTCGGCCAAAATCACCGGGGTGATCGATTCTGTCGACAAGGCGCCGGGCGCTCAGGTCCAACGCGGCACGGTCTTGGCGACCATCGATGCCCGGGAGATCAAAGCCAGGCTCGACTCGGCAGTTGCCGCGCAAGAGCAGGCGCAGAGGGAGTTTGCCCGCATCGAGCGGCTGCTGCAAAGCGGGTCATCCACCCGCCAGGAATTCGATGCGGCGACCACGCGTTTGCGCACCGCGGACGCGGCGCTGGTCGAGGCGCGCACCATGTTGCAATACACGGCGATCACCGCGCCTTTCGACGGGGTGGTCACGCGCAAAATGGCTGAAGTAGGGGACCTTGCCACTCCGGGGAAACCTCTTTTCGAGATGGAGAACTCCTCGCTCCTCCGGTTCGAATGCGAGGTTCCCGAGGCTCTGATCGACCGCGTGGCCATGGGAGCCGGATTGCCGGTGCTCGTGGATGCGGCGGGTGCCGAGCTTGCCGGCAAGGTTTCCGAAATCGCGCCTTCCGCCTCGGCGGGCACCCGCACGTTCCTTGTGAAACTGGATCTTCCGCCGGCCGAAAAACTGCGCGCCGGGCAGTTCGGGCGCGTGCGAGTTCCGGTGCGGGAGCGCCCGGCCGTCCTTGTTCCTGCTGGTGCGATTGTCCGTCGCGGGCAGATCGAAAGTGTCTTTGTTGTGCAGGACGGCGTGGCGCGGTTGCGGTTGGTCAAGACCGGAAGGAAAATGAACGGCGAGGTGGAAATTCTCGGCGGTTTGTCCGGCGGTGAAAGCTTGGTAGCGCAAGACGCCCAGCTTTTGACCGACGGAGCCGCGGTGGAGGCGGTGAAGTGA
- a CDS encoding winged helix-turn-helix transcriptional regulator — protein MRPPTPRQLARIAALFAVLADPVRLRILQCLRRGPRSVGEIQRSCRLKQANTSKHLRVLREARVAAPRRAGNSVRYEITDPRVFALCDLLCG, from the coding sequence ATGCGTCCGCCCACACCGCGCCAACTCGCCCGCATCGCGGCCCTTTTTGCCGTCCTCGCCGACCCCGTGCGCCTGCGCATCCTCCAGTGCCTGCGTCGCGGACCACGCAGCGTAGGCGAGATACAGCGTTCCTGCCGCCTCAAGCAGGCGAACACTTCCAAGCACCTGCGCGTCCTGCGCGAAGCGCGCGTCGCGGCTCCGCGGCGCGCGGGCAACAGCGTGCGCTACGAAATCACCGACCCGCGCGTCTTCGCCCTCTGCGACTTGCTTTGCGGTTGA